Proteins from a genomic interval of Scomber japonicus isolate fScoJap1 chromosome 10, fScoJap1.pri, whole genome shotgun sequence:
- the rab42b gene encoding ras-related protein Rab-42b — MDLTLWQYQFRVIMLGDSTVGKSSLLKRYTEDLFLESINETVGVDFYVHFLEVEPGVRVKLQFWDTAGQERFRSVTRSYYRNSVGGLLVFDMTNRASFEHIKEWHAEVCERVQPHKVLFVLVSQKSDRDAHGERMVSREEAQKLAGQLGMPYVEASAKTGYNVRDAFELLARRIYQGLLSGEVELQEGWDGVKCAAPQALQLQRASLNKPSTISKNKKKCCG; from the exons ATGGATCTGACTTTGTGGCAGTACCAGTTCAGAGTCATCATGCTGGGGGACTCCACAGTGGGCAAATCCTCCCTGCTGAAGCGCTACACTGAGGATTTGTTCCTGGAATCCATCAATGAGACAGTGGGTGTAGACTTCTACGTCCACTTCCTGGAGGTGGAGCCGGGGGTCCGCGTCAAACTGCAGTTCTGGGACACAGCTGGACAGGAGAGGTTCAG GTCAGTCACCCGCTCTTATTACCGCAACTCGGTTGGAGGCCTCCTGGTGTTTGACATGACCAACCGAGCCTCATTTGAGCATATTAAGGAGTGGCATGCTGAGGTGTGTGAGCGGGTGCAACCACATAAGGTTCTGTTCGTGCTGGTGAGCCAGAAGAGTGACCGAGATGCTCATGGGGAGAGGATGGTGAGTCGGGAAGAGGCTCAGAAGCTGGCCGGACAGTTAGGGATGCCCTATGTGGAGGCCTCTGCCAAGACAGGCTACAACGTGAGGGATGCCTTTGAGCTCCTCGCTCGACGGATCTACCAGGGTCTGTTGAGTGGAGAGGTAGAGCTGCAAGAGGGCTGGGATGGGGTCAAGTGCGCCGCCCCACAGGCTCTGCAGTTACAGAGAGCCAGCCTGAATAAGCCCAGCACAATCtccaagaacaagaagaagtgCTGTGGTTAA
- the taf12 gene encoding transcription initiation factor TFIID subunit 12 — MANSTTTAVKVLGAPGPAGRSSPEGSQVLSKKKLQDLVREIDPNEQLDEDVEEMLLQIADDFIESVVTAACQLARHRKSNTLEVKDVQLHLERQWNMWIPGYGSDEIRPFKKACTTEAHKQRMALIRKTTKK; from the exons ATGGCTAACAGCACCACAACAGCAGTAAAGGTCCTTGGAGCCCCTGGCCCTGCTGGCAGAAGTAGTCCAGAGGGATCTCAG GTGCTCAGCAAGAAGAAGCTGCAAGACCTGGTGAGAGAGATTGACCCAAATGAACAGCTGGATGAGGACGTTGAGGAG ATGCTGTTACAAATTGCAGATGACTTTATAGAGAGTGTAGTGACAGCTGCCTGTCAGCTGGCACGTCATCGCAAGTCCAACACCTTGGAGGTGAAAGATGTCCAATTACATCTCG AGCGTCAGTGGAACATGTGGATCCCTGGTTATGGCTCAGATGAGATCCGGCCGTTCAAGAAGGCTTGCACCACAGAGGCTCATAAACAG agAATGGCTCTGATCCGCAAGACAACCAAAAAATAG